Proteins from a genomic interval of Callospermophilus lateralis isolate mCalLat2 chromosome 1, mCalLat2.hap1, whole genome shotgun sequence:
- the Cldn12 gene encoding claudin-12, which produces MGCRDVHAATVLSFLCGIASVAGLFAGTLLPNWRKLRLITFNRNEKNLTVYTGLWVKCARYDGSSDCLMYDPTWYSSVDQLDLRVLQFALPLSILIAMGALLLCLIGMCNTAFRSSVPNIKLAKCLVNSAGCHLVAGLLFFMAGNVSLSPSIWVIFYNIHLNKKFEPVFTFDYAVYVTIASAGGLFMTSLLLFIWYCACKSLPSPFWQPLYSHPPSMHTYSQPYSARSRLSAIEIDIPVVSHTT; this is translated from the coding sequence ATGGGCTGTCGAGATGTCCACGCAGCCACAGTCCTCTCCTTTCTATGTGGGATCGCCTCAGTAGCAGGCCTCTTTGCAGGGACTCTGCTTCCCAACTGGAGAAAATTACGACTGATTACATTCAACAGAAATGAGAAGAACCTGACTGTTTACACAGGCCTGTGGGTGAAATGTGCCCGGTACGACGGAAGCAGTGACTGCCTGATGTACGACCCTACTTGGTACTCATCAGTTGACCAGTTGGACTTGCGTGTCCTCCAGTTTGCCCTGCCCCTCAGCATCCTGATCGCAATGGGTGCCTTGCTGCTCTGCCTGATTGGAATGTGTAATACAGCCTTTAGGTCCTCTGTGCCTAACATCAAACTGGCCAAGTGTCTGGTCAATAGTGCAGGCTGCCACCTGGTAGCTGGGCTGCTGTTTTTTATGGCAGGTAATGTGAGCCTCTCTCCATCCATCTGGGTCATCTTTTATAACATCCATCTGAACAAGAAGTTTGAGCCAGTCTTTACATTTGACTATGCGGTATATGTCACCATCGCTAGTGCTGGAGGTCTTTTTATGACTTCCCTTCTACTGTTCATTTGGTATTGCGCATGCAAATCTTTGCCTTCTCCTTTCTGGCAGCCATTGTACTCCCATCCTCCCAGTATGCACACTTACTCGCAGCCCTATTCAGCTCGATCCCGCCTCTCTGCCATTGAAATTGACATTCCAGTAGTTTCACACACTACCTAA